ACTTTTAACAGTGCTGTTAAGTTGTGCAGTTTGTCAGTTTGATTTCCTATTTCTCTTTAAGGCTTTGGCTTTTCACTGTTGTCTTGCTTTAAGGTAGGTATTTTGTCTGTGAGCAAGTAGTTGATTAGGAAGTAAACACCAGTGTGTATTGGACTGAATGGACTGTGTTGTAACTTTTGTGCACAAAATTCGAAACTGCACTCAACTATCACTGGATTTTGTTGTAATTACTTTGCAAAACCATATAATCCTCCACTTAAATCATGCACATTAATTagaagtcaatgaagagaaaacaaAGTACTGTTGAACTTTATGTTGTGTGTTAATCTTTctcatctcaaagttcaaaagttcaaagtaaaatttaatatcaagagtacatgcatgtcaccacgtacaaccctgagattctttttcctgtgggcatacttttTTAATTCTTGCATCCAGTTGAAGTTTATGCCATTAATACACAAGCTCCTCCAACTTCTTTGATTTTCTCTTCAGCTTTTTTGCTGAAGAACTTAGCCTTGACAATGATTGGCTGTTTTGGAAGTCTTCCTTTGCCCAAAACTTCATAGTAACCTGCATGTACAACATCAGTAACAAGTGCTGGTCCTTCAGGCTTCTTAGCATAGTTTAATCTGGTTTGTTCACTGACCAGTGTCCACAACTTATCCAGATTTATGGTAGGACAGAATAACTGGTTTTTCTTTAAATGATAATGTCTCATACCAGCTTTCCCAAAGTAACCGGGGTGATATTTATTGAAGTTGATTCTGTGGTGATACATCCCACCAGCATTGCCTCGGCCTCTAGAATGCTTTTTGTGTTTGCCAATACGGCCATGACCGTGGCTAACGTGCCCTCGCAGCTTCCTGGTTTTCCTAAACCTAGTTGGCATCTTGGTTGGTGAAGTAAAGTCCttattgtccacgggaatggtactggaggattggagggaggtgaatgttgtctccttgttcaaaaaaggtagtagggatagtccaggtaattatagaccatttaTCCTTACGTCtgtagtgggaaagctgttggaaaagattcttagagatagaatctatgggcatttagagaatcatggtctgatcaggaaccgtcagcatggctttgtgaagggcagatcatccctaacaagcctgatagagttctatgaggaggtgaccaggcatatagatgagggtagtgcagtggatgtgacctacatggattttagtaaggcgtttgacaaggttccacacggtgggcttattcagaaagtcagaaggcataggatccagggaagtttggccaggtggattcagaattggcttgcctgcagaaggcagagagttgtggtggagggagtacattcagatcggaggattgtgactagtggtgtcccacaaggatctgttctgggacctctactttttgtgatttttttttttattaacgacctggatgtggaggtagaagggtggtttggcaagtttgcggatgacacaaaggttggtggtgttgtagatagtgtagaggattgtcgaagattgcagagagacattgataggatgcagaagtgggctgcgacgtggcagatggagttcaacccggagaagtgtgaggttgtacactttggaaggacaaactccaaggcagattgcaaagtaaatggcaggatacttggtagagtggaggagcagagggatctgggggtacatgtccacagatccctgaaagttgcctcacaggtagatagggtagttaagaaagcttatggggtgttagctttcataagtctagggatagagtttaagagatgtgatgtaatgatgcagctgtataaaactctagttaggtcacatttggagtactgtgtccagttctggtcgtctcagcataggaaggatgtggaagcattggaaagggtacagaggagatttaccaggatgctgcctggtttagagagtatggattatgatcagagattaagggagctagggctttactctttggagagaaggaggatgagaggagacatgatagagttgtataagatattaagaggaatagacagagtggacagccagcgcctcttccccagggcaccactgctcaatacaagaggacatggctttaaggaaaagggagggaagttcaagggggatattagaggaaggtttttcactcagagtggttggtgcatggaatgcactgcctgagtcagttgtggaggcagatacactagtgaagtttaagagactactaggtaggtatatggaggaatttaaggtgggttatatgggaggcagggtttgagggtcggcacaacattgtgggccgaagggcctgtaatgtgctgtactgttctatgttcatacTCGGCAAACTTAGAAcagcaactgtaaacaggatcaatgaaagagcaagagcataggagacaaatgcaaatataaataaatagcaaaagtgtggtgaggaactttgcttttctgcaacagtgcttcacatagatgtgctcagtgcatTGGGAAATTGATGTATTGTACCTTTTTCACTTATTGGAACACCTTTAATTAGTAGAGCAAGAGCAATAAAAGGGACCTAAtgcttctgctttaaaaatactgtGGCTCTGGATAGTTGTCAAGCTTTATGCCTCCTGTTCCCCTGGGAAATAATTAAGTTATTGCAAAAGTCTAACAATCTGTGGCATAGCCTGTCTTGTCTTAAATGAGTCCTCCATTCAGATGGATAGCTAAAGTCATTATAAGCTGGTTCAGCAATTTTCACAGGTGGCAAatcagaaaagaaactatagCTTATTTTAAATCATTGATAGAGTGCTAAATATTGGAAGTAAGCACATGATTATATTggagacaagagactgcagatgtaatctggagcaaaaagcaaactgctaaaggaactcaactggtcaggcagcaactgtggaggcagAGGTCAGGAcactgtttcaggctgaggccctacATCTGGACTGCCTTAATCATGCTGTTGAGGCTGATGCTGGGGGAAAAAAACTCTTTTTCAAATATGTTATATATCTCAAGGTGTTCCCCAAGAATAAGCCTCCCTATCAACAAAACAACATTTTCAGGGTATTTTGCATTCATGTTGGCTCTTAGTTATATAAATTTATAAAATTTCCCTTGATTCCTTTTAGCAAGGGTGACCTTAGCACGCTTTGTAAAAGTGAATAATTGGCAGGAGTTTTGATGTCTTGTATTAAATGCAAAGTGCTGGATgtttcatggggggggggggggtgaggagaaCCGGTGAGTGCTATTAATCTTGCTATTGAAATCTAATGCAAAAGATCTAACTCTTGGGTATTTTCCCATGACTGCTGGGGTTTCTGTTGGTGCTCAGGTTTTTCTTGTTTCTAATGATGAGCTGGTAGGTTGAATACTGTAAATCCCCCTGTATGGTAACTGGCAAAACTAATCAAATGGAAAATTTGGTGGGCTTGTGAAACTGAATGTGTTGCAGGGCAACAGGTGACTGAGATGAAGGGGAATTAGGTTGATGACGGTTTGTTGTTGTGAGTTAGGTTTGTTCTGATAGACTCGAAAGAAATTCTGCCTCTATAGTCACAATTGCATGAATAAAGTGgttgctgcatttttttttactttacaaTAGTGGGCTGCGATTTTATTTAAATGTATTGGAAGTTGTGTGATTAAAAATGCAAGTCATTACCTTTTGGGTGTACCAAATGCCCTGCTGATTGAACTATTTGTTTGCATATGTATATTTGTTCTTGCCTGTTATTTTTGTTAGAACGTCACCAGTTAGTATGCAAACAAATAAGATTGCAAGGTAAAAGTTGACTCCCAATGAAAAGTTTTTCATGTCTTCCAGTGCTGTTTATTTAAATTCAGATCTATGCTATTGCTGCTTAATTACTTTAAATGTTCGTGAGAGTTGAACATGGAATTTCCAGAGTTCAATGTGTGGTTGGCTGTTCATTAACTTGTGTCATTGCAATTTTTTATAGCTGTTTGTTACAGAATTACAAAGCAGAATGAATTATTGTAAGTTGCTATGATAGAACAGGTTGGAATTTTGACACCTAGGATAAAACAGCACTTTAAGAGGATGGGTGAGATTACTGCAGCCAGGTTAGCTGTAAACCGGAAGGTGAAATTGAATAAGTCCATTAACATTGCTTAATATAAAATGCTGCCGGTTTAGTGCATGTAGTTTATGATTCAGCCCACCCACTTTCCACGCAGGTATATATCCTTCCACTCTTTCATGCCTAACTAGTATTCGCAGTCATCTGGATGTAAGATAAAACCAAAGCATTCTCATGTATTGTGAGATGAAGACAGAAACAGTGCATGCTGAGGCATTTTGATTTTTATTGCAATTAGCCTCAATCAAGCCACTTCATATAAAAAGATGCTTATATCATTTACATCCCAATTCTTTCACTTTTAAAATTGTTAAATGTCTACTTTGTATTATAGCCAGTATTATGATTGCAGCAAGCCAAGTGTACAATTTTGTTCCAGTAACAATGATAATTTAACCTATTGTAACTGTTGTAACCCTTAATGTGAATAGGGTTGTGAATACCCTGGAGTGTTAGGACTCCTGAAGGATACATGGAGTATTTGTCTGTTTGACAACAAATGCTCTTCTGGAACTTGAAGGTTGCACTTAAACATTGTGTTAAGCTCTTCCATTTTATTCTGCACAATTATCAATTTTATATTTGAGGGTAATGTAGTTTGCTGTTAATTCTGCATTCACTATTTGAGAAACTTGCCACTTAGTTGAATTGATTGTTGTGTCACCCCAGTTTATTTTAAGCAATGTTAGTTTCTGTAGCTAAGTGCATTTTCTCTTTCGAACAAACCCCATTTGTGGGCAGGTTTTATGAATTGCAAAAGTTGTTCATGTTTTTGGGCAAAATATTTTCATGGGAAATTTCAATTTTGTTTTGTCAATATTTTAAACTTTTCAACTGGAGACTCTTAAGATAAGGCTGTGGAATGTATTGCCCTTTTCTCTAATTgtacagggaaaatttaaaaatatGCTATCAACATTTTAATCATCGCCTCTTTCATTCTGTTGAAGGCTAGGTTTCTTGTAACCATCCACCTGTTAAGTGATTTGAGAACAAATTGTCTGAAGTTTTGTTTCTGATCTGAAAATTAGCAATAATAATACATTTCATCAGACATTCTTAATGGTACAAGGTACTTTAAAATAACTACATATTTTTGGGTCCAAAAATAGGACAGCTCTTGTCAAGGCAATTGGACTATAAATCATATAGAATGCATTTGCCCTAAAGCTGAGTTTTCATTACAGTTAGATTAAAATAACTATATTATCAAAACTAGTGTAATGGTATACACTAAGTTAGCTTTTATGTGGATTGAAGCATTACATGTGCTCCTGCATTTGTTTTCTTTGAAtttgtttcttttattttttattcattttaGAAATACAGGGCAGTAATAAGGCCTTCCAGCCCAGCGAGCCGGCACCTTCCCATTACACCTATGACAAATTAATCTACTAATcattatgtctttggaatgtgggaggaaactggagcacccagaggaaactcaagcAGTCATGGGGATAGCGTGTAAGCTCCTTAgataaatagatactttattgaaccCAAAGGAAATTACGGTGTTACAGTAACATTGCAAGTGCATAGATatgcaaatattagaagagaagtaagaaagaataaaaaaacaaGTTGCCTCAAACAGTCTTAACAGGAGGGGATCATCACTTCCCGGGCTATAGGTTgaatcattatagagcctaatggccgagggtaagaatgacctcatgttGCTCTCTGGAGCAGTGCTGTTGCTTTaatctcctctgttcagccaagggtgagagacattgtccagaattggcatgattttccatagggtcctttgttctaccacagcctccaatctgtccagtttgactcctataacagagccaaccTTTCTTAAAGACAGAGAAAATCTGcctatgctggaaatccaagcaacacacacaaaacgctggagggactcagaaggccaggcagcatctatggtggaaaTGAATCGGGGTTGTTGGTGTGTTTCCTTTTGTATTGGTCAATATATTCTTCAATTTTCACCATAATTTTAGGGAGTTTTTGTCATATTGTACTTTTACTCTATATGGTGCTCATTTTAAAATTAATCTGTAACATCATAGAAATGCAAATGTTTAAAAAGAACATTTGTACTGTCACAGGACTTGAGGATGAACATTGTAGTTAGTGGAGAATCTTTTGGAATAGAGCTTAACATAATTCCATTAATAGCAGTAGGTGTCTACTAATTTGTTAGACAAATAACTGCTAACTACTGGTTTTGTCAATTGGGAGGAAGCTGTCCTTTTCCTAAATGTTAGTGGTTTGAAATTAACACTCCCCTCAGTAGTGGGCTTACTCCTTATCCAAAATATTCACCTCCTCTTGTGCCTCAGCAGTGAATAACCATTAATATGGTAAAATGTGCTAATGGGAGTATTTATCAATCAAACTTTGAATTAAACCCTATAAACAGATGTTGAGGAAAATGATCATGAGCTTACTCCGAGTGCAGGGTCTTAAGAAGTTATAAAAGGAATTTCAGAGTCCATAACTTGTGGCAGCTGTAAGTATGACTGCAGGTGAAGTAAGAGTGCTTGAGAGATTAGCATTGGAGAAGCATAAATGTTGCAGGACTAGAGACGGGAAGAAATGAGGCAAAGGCAGGGTTTGATAACGAGGCTGAAAGATTTAAAATCAAATGAAACAAGACTGAGAACCATGGTAGACGAAGAGAAGATGGTTAATTAGGATTTAGTATCAGTTAGGTCACAAGCAGTACAGTTTTAGATGTTAAGTTTATGGAGAGTAAAATGCCAAATTTTTGGCCATGATTCCCTGTCTACCATGGTGAGATTTGAACTTGTATCTCTATTAGTGTTCATTAAGTTAGCTGCTCTACAACTTAAATTGCTCTGTTAACATATCACTATAAACTATTTCATGTGTGCACTCAACCCAAATCTTGCTGATGAATGCTACTGATTCAAAACAAAATTACTGGAATTTGCCCACTTACTGTGGCAAGCCTGGGACTTGGGCGCCTGATTTGCTCTTCTTTTTATTGATCTCTCTCGAAGGAGCCTATAGTCAAGTTTACTCTTGCTGAAATTGAGTATTTAAGAATCTTCTTTCAAATTTTGCTTCATGTTTAAGCTGATGTTGAATCTGCGAACATCTTCCCCACCCTGACAGTTAATTTCATTGGAGATTCTGGGGCTGCAAATAAAACgatggtaatttttttttaattttcagaaaTTCCAAATTCTCTGTATTTCATTTTTAATAGGAGATACTGTATTTGACAAATTTGGACTGGTGCTTTGACAGCTGCTAAAGCTGCCAGGGCTATTTCAATGTGAGACTTCCTCAATGCACCATTTCAGACCCTGCCGTAGGCTTTGCTGCAATGCTGGAATTCGGGGAAAGACTTAGGCTAGCAAGGCAAGCACTCGCATGCAGTCAAATAAgtat
The genomic region above belongs to Hypanus sabinus isolate sHypSab1 chromosome 13, sHypSab1.hap1, whole genome shotgun sequence and contains:
- the LOC132404232 gene encoding large ribosomal subunit protein uL15-like: MPTRFRKTRKLRGHVSHGHGRIGKHKKHSRGRGNAGGMYHHRINFNKYHPGYFGKAGMRHYHLKKNQLFCPTINLDKLWTLVSEQTRLNYAKKPEGPALVTDVVHAGYYEVLGKGRLPKQPIIVKAKFFSKKAEEKIKEVGGACVLMA